The following are from one region of the Denitrobacterium detoxificans genome:
- a CDS encoding VRR-NUC domain-containing protein: protein MSEADEQKAVVEWCEWKRIPVYHIPNEAQRSPRTAAHLKKMGMRPGVPDLCIPVARGGKHGLYVEMKAGSNKPSDNQLRWLSILEEQGYEATVCWGADEAIAAIEAYMAAGVTRSA, encoded by the coding sequence GTGAGCGAGGCAGACGAGCAGAAGGCGGTGGTCGAGTGGTGCGAATGGAAGCGCATCCCCGTCTACCACATCCCCAACGAGGCGCAGAGAAGCCCCAGGACGGCGGCGCACCTCAAGAAGATGGGCATGCGCCCTGGCGTGCCCGACCTGTGCATCCCAGTGGCCAGGGGTGGCAAGCACGGCCTGTACGTCGAGATGAAGGCAGGCAGCAACAAGCCCAGCGACAACCAACTGAGGTGGCTGTCCATCCTCGAGGAGCAGGGCTACGAGGCCACCGTGTGCTGGGGAGCCGACGAGGCCATAGCCGCCATCGAGGCGTACATGGCCGCTGGTGTGACGCGCTCCGCATAA
- a CDS encoding phage minor capsid protein translates to MISPEEASQAGEETADELSALEIAMLIEAAAMLAKSSLEGVDVAREAAELQVTCFEQSRRAVNVAEALKSDVYGLLEENAAREAVTISATERQTAHIMEMTERLAQEAYKEALRGASEIAANMASDVRRQYFQMTRAAALQVSSGNMGRDRATTWAVTKLAERGVTAFETTTARGIRRTPVDVAMRQVIQEALMARLTKQTISIAELCGEDLVEVSSHGGARPSHAKWQGKVYSLSGKSEKYPPFYERCMARGGDSYDPVDGYGGYNCRHTIGIYREGYHRRWQDDPLVGKGYDNDEVYALQQRQRRYENDIRKLKRQKEVLEANGLDAKAVNVRIRGKQAQLRQLIAENDSVLSRERWREQTARAARRKAGTEGIVHLDKRAAHEVKHYDEVRLNRFQRAKAEYEARVLDDAANYINVGAQRKHIRGTYNYKDHTEKLRKKTGKKNIAPSYITISIEECERLVREFAGKGRMTMNSKGWDKKEICHSDRIIGYNVDENGNETPTRYFKIHYSVDKGTHIVPTKDQGALFDED, encoded by the coding sequence ATGATTAGCCCAGAGGAGGCAAGCCAGGCGGGAGAGGAGACGGCAGACGAGCTGTCGGCGCTCGAGATCGCGATGCTCATCGAGGCCGCGGCGATGCTGGCGAAGAGCAGCCTGGAAGGCGTTGACGTGGCCCGAGAGGCCGCCGAGCTGCAGGTGACGTGCTTCGAGCAATCCAGGCGCGCCGTCAACGTCGCCGAGGCCCTCAAGAGCGACGTATACGGGCTGCTGGAGGAGAACGCGGCCAGGGAGGCCGTCACGATAAGCGCCACCGAGAGACAGACGGCGCACATCATGGAGATGACGGAGAGGCTGGCCCAGGAGGCCTACAAGGAGGCGCTGCGGGGCGCATCCGAGATAGCGGCGAACATGGCATCAGACGTTCGCAGGCAGTACTTCCAGATGACGAGGGCCGCCGCCCTGCAGGTGTCCAGCGGCAACATGGGCCGAGACAGGGCGACCACGTGGGCCGTCACCAAGCTGGCCGAACGCGGAGTCACGGCATTCGAGACGACCACGGCGAGGGGCATCAGGCGCACGCCCGTTGACGTCGCCATGCGCCAGGTCATACAGGAGGCGCTCATGGCCCGCCTGACCAAGCAGACCATCAGCATCGCCGAGCTATGCGGCGAGGACCTGGTGGAGGTCAGCAGCCACGGAGGGGCGCGCCCGAGCCACGCCAAGTGGCAGGGCAAGGTGTACAGCCTGTCCGGCAAGAGCGAGAAGTACCCGCCGTTCTACGAGCGCTGCATGGCCAGGGGCGGCGACTCCTACGACCCCGTGGACGGCTACGGCGGCTACAACTGCCGCCACACTATCGGCATCTACCGCGAGGGCTACCACCGCCGCTGGCAGGACGACCCGCTGGTCGGCAAGGGCTACGACAACGACGAGGTCTACGCCCTGCAGCAGCGCCAGCGCCGCTACGAGAACGACATCCGCAAGCTCAAGCGACAGAAGGAGGTGCTCGAGGCCAACGGCCTGGACGCCAAGGCGGTCAACGTCAGGATACGCGGAAAGCAGGCCCAGCTGCGACAGCTCATCGCGGAGAACGACAGCGTGCTGAGCCGCGAGAGGTGGCGCGAGCAGACGGCCAGGGCCGCGAGGAGGAAAGCTGGAACCGAGGGCATCGTGCACCTGGACAAAAGGGCCGCGCATGAGGTGAAGCACTATGACGAGGTGAGGCTTAATCGTTTCCAGAGGGCAAAAGCAGAGTACGAGGCACGCGTCCTGGACGACGCGGCAAACTACATAAACGTCGGGGCGCAGAGGAAGCACATTAGAGGGACGTATAACTACAAAGACCACACCGAGAAGCTAAGGAAAAAGACAGGAAAGAAGAATATCGCCCCGAGCTATATCACCATCTCCATTGAAGAGTGCGAGAGGCTCGTTCGCGAATTCGCTGGCAAGGGGCGGATGACGATGAACTCAAAGGGATGGGACAAAAAGGAGATATGCCACAGCGACAGGATAATTGGGTACAATGTTGATGAAAATGGCAATGAAACGCCAACCAGGTATTTCAAGATACACTACAGCGTAGATAAGGGAACACACATCGTACCCACGAAAGACCAAGGGGCACTGTTCGATGAAGACTAG
- a CDS encoding phage portal protein encodes MLDEYTLPESITGYLAKSGLPNPYGAMRPFIARWMRMLTAKGDFYDYEDKVDGQRLKIHRRSIRPAAKVAEEWASLLMTDKTTVATDDEAANEWLGAWMDSTGFLLNGSDLVKDAFALGTAAWALWLDVEGGRMVPRRYDARQVIPISWDDGRIVECAFASRASYRGQMLDQLTLHLRQADGYHILSRAWDTDGREVVPDGTEADFATGCPYPTFAVVRPAVKNTRVDMSPYGQSVYADAVDALEAVDLAFDAIFNEVDLTKARIFVADMLVDYGDGDGQSRPLPFGRDNTVFRKVAATSDLVEVFAPQMRTSSQKEAYELALRAMGGCCGFGESYFVERSGLRTATEVSSDNSQLMRNIRKHEKLLAGAICDIVRAAVFCAKRHLGQAQLPDYVEVAVGFDDSIIQDTAAEKAQDMAELNVTLNPWEFRMKWYGEDEATARANVPGAQEAAAPLFEG; translated from the coding sequence ATGCTAGACGAATACACCCTGCCAGAGTCAATCACCGGCTACCTCGCCAAGAGCGGGCTGCCGAACCCGTACGGGGCCATGAGGCCCTTCATCGCCCGCTGGATGCGGATGCTGACCGCCAAGGGCGACTTCTACGACTACGAGGACAAGGTGGACGGCCAGAGGCTCAAGATCCACCGACGCAGCATCCGACCAGCCGCGAAGGTCGCCGAGGAGTGGGCCAGCCTGCTCATGACCGACAAGACCACGGTCGCCACCGACGACGAGGCCGCCAACGAGTGGCTGGGCGCCTGGATGGACTCGACGGGCTTCCTGCTGAACGGCTCCGACCTCGTGAAGGATGCCTTCGCGCTGGGCACGGCCGCGTGGGCGCTGTGGCTGGACGTGGAGGGCGGGCGCATGGTGCCGCGCCGCTACGACGCGCGCCAGGTCATCCCCATCAGCTGGGACGACGGCCGCATCGTGGAGTGCGCCTTCGCGTCCCGCGCCAGCTACCGCGGCCAGATGCTCGACCAGCTGACCCTGCACCTGCGCCAGGCCGACGGCTACCACATCCTGAGCCGCGCCTGGGACACGGACGGCCGCGAGGTCGTTCCCGATGGCACCGAGGCCGACTTCGCCACGGGATGCCCCTACCCGACCTTCGCCGTGGTGCGCCCCGCCGTGAAGAACACGCGGGTGGACATGTCGCCCTACGGCCAGAGCGTCTACGCAGACGCCGTGGACGCCCTGGAGGCGGTGGACCTCGCCTTCGACGCCATCTTCAACGAGGTGGACCTTACCAAGGCCCGCATCTTCGTGGCCGACATGCTGGTCGACTACGGGGACGGCGACGGGCAGTCCCGCCCGCTGCCGTTCGGCCGCGACAACACGGTGTTCCGCAAGGTGGCGGCCACCAGCGACCTGGTGGAGGTGTTCGCTCCCCAGATGCGCACCTCTTCCCAGAAGGAGGCCTACGAGCTGGCCCTGCGCGCCATGGGCGGCTGCTGCGGCTTCGGGGAGAGCTACTTCGTGGAGCGCTCGGGGCTGCGCACCGCCACCGAAGTGAGCAGCGACAACAGCCAGCTGATGCGCAACATCCGCAAGCACGAGAAGCTGCTGGCGGGGGCCATCTGCGACATCGTCAGGGCCGCCGTCTTCTGCGCCAAGCGCCACCTGGGCCAGGCTCAGCTGCCCGACTACGTGGAGGTCGCCGTGGGCTTCGACGACTCCATCATCCAGGACACGGCCGCCGAGAAGGCCCAGGACATGGCCGAGCTGAACGTGACGCTGAACCCCTGGGAGTTCCGCATGAAGTGGTACGGCGAGGACGAGGCCACCGCCAGGGCCAACGTGCCAGGCGCCCAGGAGGCCGCCGCTCCCCTGTTCGAGGGCTAG